The Candidatus Neomarinimicrobiota bacterium genomic sequence CATCGGCCTAATTGTGTTATCTGGTCATAAATGAGGAGATTAAACCCGATCACCAGGTCCAGCATCCACGGTATCAACAGCATAAGAACCAGGCCTACCACTGCAATTTTGGGGATAAAGGTGAGAGTAATCTCCTGGATGGAGGTAACCGCCTGAAACAGTCCTACCAGGACCCCTACCAATAGGGCGCTTCCCAGGATGGGCAGAAGGATATACAGTGCCGTGATAAGGGTTCTGTGGCT encodes the following:
- a CDS encoding flagellar biosynthetic protein FliQ encodes the protein MSTDLVVFISHRTLITALYILLPILGSALLVGVLVGLFQAVTSIQEITLTFIPKIAVVGLVLMLLIPWMLDLVIGFNLLIYDQITQLGR